The Chitinibacter bivalviorum genomic interval ACTGCAGCAATCATTACAGGCTACCGGCATGGCGCTGCAAACTGCTGGCGTTTTGAAAAAGCCCGTTGATGTCAACGCATTTATGTCTGAACAAGCACTAGAGTTTTATCCATAAAATGCCAACTGAGCGCGCAAATTTGTCATTTTTTACCCGACTGCAATGGCAGCTTGTGTTGCCGATGTTGTTGATCTGGTTATTGCTTGGCGGATTGGGCTTGTATGGCTTGATTTCAGTGATCCGCGCTGAGTTTCAACAGCAGGTGCTAGAGCGGGCGCGAGCGATTTCACAGTCGGCACAATTTGCCACTGAATCGGCAAGTAATCTGGCCGGCGTGCAGCGCTTTGTGGCTTCGCTGGGGGCGGATGTGCAGGTTGAGCGTGTTTTGATCCTATCCGGTGCGCCAGCCAAAATCATTGCGGCAAACGAATTATCACTGGTCGGGCAGCGCGTGGATACTTTGCTCGATGCCGATCTGAAAAGGCATCTGAGCAATATGTTCATGCATGCTTTGCCCTATAACGATTTTCAGCATCCGCACCACGCCAATATCTTGGAATATGCCGAGCCCTTATTGCTCAATAATTTAGCGCTTGGGCCTGAGGTCGTTCAATCAGGCGTTTTGGTCTTGTTTATCCGCACCGAAAGCATTAATCAGGCAATCCAGACCAGTTTATTGATACTGGGTGCCATTTTTACGCTGCTGATGTTGGTGTTGGGGGCGGTGCTGATTTGGTTGGTGCAACGGCGAGTGTTGCACCCCATTGAAAATATGCTGCAGACCGTAGATCGACGTTCTGCCGGTGAAACAGCCTTGGTGTCTGCCTTAGCGCCCAATGAGCTGGGGCAATTGGGGCGGGCATTAAATCAAATGCTCTTGATGAGTGATGAGCAGCGTGCGCAGCTTTCGGCGCAAGAATTGATGCTGGCCGAACAACTCACGCAATTACAGCTGGCCGCCAGTGCGCTCAAAATGGGGGCGTGGACTTACCATCCACAATCGCATTGTCTGCAATGGAATCAAGCTCTGTTTGAGTTGTATGGCGTCGATATGGCCTCGTTCCCTGAGCCTGCCGATGTGCGGCAATTATGCATGGCCGCGGCGGATGTCGCGCAAGAGGATGCGCTGCTTGCTGCGCTTGACCACGCCAATCCAAGTTATAGCGTGGTGTATTCCATCGAGCGCAATGGACAAACGGTGTATTTGATGAGCGCTGGTAAATTAAGTGGCGATTATGTGATTGGCTTGTGCCTTGATGTGACTGAGCTCAAGCAAGCGCAACTGCGTGCGGAGGCGGCAAATCAGGCCAAAAGTGCGTTTTTAGCCAATATGAGTCATGAAATACGCACGCCGATGAATGCAGTGCTGGGCTTTGCGCAATTGCTGGGCGACTGTAATTTGGGCGAGACCGAGCGTGATTATGTGCGCCATATTTGGCAAGCAGGCGATGCCTTGCTCGCGCTCATCAATGATATTTTGGATTTCTCCAAAATCGAATCAGGTAATCTGGAGCTGGAGCACATTGCATTTGATTTGTATGGCGTATTGAGAAATTCGCACGATATCGTCAGTGTAAAACTCAGGGAAAAAGGCTTGCAGTTTGAAATGCAGCTGCCCGATGCGCCGGCGGCTCGTATTTATGGTGACCCAAGTCGGTTGCGTCAGATTTTACTTAACCTACTGAATAACGCCATCAAGTTTACCTATGATGGGTATATTAAGATGAGCCTTGATTGTAATGATGTTGACGAATATACCTCTGATGTAATTATTAAAGTCTGCGACACTGGGATTGGCATGGACGAGGTTGGGCTGGCGCGGTTATTTAAGCCGTTTAGCCAAGCGGATGTGAGTACCACCCGCCGATTTGGCGGCACGGGCTTGGGGCTATCAATTAGCAAAAAATTGCTTGAGGCTATGGGCGGGACGATTTCCGTTGCTAGTCAGCAGGGAAAGGGCAGTTGTTTTACGATGCAATTGAGATGTCAAAAAGCACCCGCAGCACCCGTCTTGCAATTTGCCAACCTTGCGGGCAAAAAAATCCTCGTCGTGCATGTGGGCGCGGAAATAGATCATTTATTGCTCTCGCAGCTTAAGCAATTGGCCTGTCACATCAGTACGGCCAATCTGATAGAGCCCATTGCAGTGGCTCAATATGATCTATGGCTATTTGACTTGGGCCCCCACATTGATGAAGACCAAGCCTTGGTGTCGTTGCGTCAACAATTGCATGCTTATCCCGCGCCAGCGGTTTTGATTTCTAGTGCGGGCAGTGGCAGCGCACGGCAGGCGCGCTTAGCCGGCTTTAATGCCTATCTAGGTCGCCCGCTGATTGCGGATCAGGTGGCGCAATGTTTGGCGGCTACCTTAGGTGCTCAGGCAAGTGGGGCCGCGCAAGAATTGCTCACCGTGCATCAGATTCGTGAAGCGCGGCAAAGTGCGCCGCAGATTTTGCTGGTGGATGATAATCCGCTGAATTTAAAAGTTGCGCAGTTGATGCTGCAAAAACTAGGCTGCAATGTCGACACGGCCAGTGATGGTCAGCAAGCGATCGATTGCGTGCAGCGACAATCGTACGCACTGGTTTTGATGGATTGCCAAATGCCGGTTATGGATGGTTTTGCCGCAACCCGAGCGATACGGCAGCACTATAGTGCTGAGCAGTTGCCGATTATTGCGTTGACGGCCAATGCATTTCAAGAGGATGCCCAGCACTGCCATGATGCCGGGATGAATGACTTTCTCAGTAAACCTGTCGCGCAGAATGAATTGCAAGTCATGCTGAGCCGCTGGGTTGCTTAAATCCATATTGCCAATGGTTGCCAATTATTCGGCCTAATCAATGGGAAACGTATCGCAATTTTCACCACGCGCACTATGATGAATTGTTGAATAACTGATAGATATAAATGGGTATGGATTTTTTACTCGACGACGTGCCCTCGATCAATGATGAAGTGTTAACGCCCTGGAAAGTGGCGGTGATTGATGATGAGCGCGATATTTTTGAAGTCACCCGTCTATCGTTGTCGCGCGTGAAGGTCGATGGTCGCCCGCTCGAATTGTTGTATGCCAATAGCGGTCAAAGTGGCTTTGATCTGATCAATTCCCACCCCGATATCGCGGTGGCATTTATTGATGTGGTGATGGAGTCACCCGAAGCGGGTTTATTGCTGGTCGATAAAATCCGTTCTGATTTAAAAAATCATGCATTACGGATTATTTTGCGCACGGGGCAGCCCAATCAGCATCCCGAAGAGCTGGTGATCGAGTCTTACGATATTAACGATTACAAAGCCAAAACTGAGCTCACCAATATCAAGCTCAAAACCTGTATTTATGCGGCTATTCGCTCTTATCGCGACATCATGACCATTAGCAATACGCAATTGGGCATGGAAAAAGTGATTTCCTCTTCGCAAGCGGTGTTGCGCAGCCGTACTTTGCATCAATTTGGCTCTGCCGTATTGCAGCAGTTACTCGATCTACTCAATATTCAAAGCAGTGAAGTGTATCTGGTGTCGCAATCGATCGATTTATATGGCGACAGGGTTAATCATGTGCTCGCCGCCACTGGCGACAATGTGCAGCTTGACGATCAGCTCAATGGCCCGCTTTTACCCGATCATGTGCGCGAATTGGTTAATTTTGCCAATGCTGGCGGGGAAAACAAGCTGCCCGATTTTGCATTTCTAGCCCGCTTTCAAGTGGGCGAGTTGGCCTCAAATGTGCTTTACGCCAGCTTGGCTCACCCCCTTGACCCGCTGCAAACCAAATTGCTGCAAATGTTTGCCAGTAATGTCGCCTTGGTATTTGAGGCGCTCTACACCAAAGAAAATATCCAGGAAACGCAGAAAGAATTGCTGCTGGTGATTGGCGACGCCATTGAGCAACGCTCCAAAGAAACGGGTATGCATGTTCGTCGTGTGGCGCTGATGTGCGAATTACTAGCGCGTAAACTCGGCCAGTCGCCGGAGTATTGTGAAACGATTCGTTATGCGTCCCCACTGCATGACATCGGCAAAATTGGTATTCCTGAAACCATATTGCATAAACACGGGAAATTAGATCCCGATGAATGGGCCGTCATGCAAACGCATGCCGAATTGGGTTATCAATTGCTGAAAAATACCAAACGCGTCATTGCCAAAATGGGCGCGATTATCGCCCGCGATCACCATGAAAAATGGGATGGCAGCGGCTATCCGCGGGGCTTAAAAGGGCAGGATATCCCTCTTGAAGCCCGCATTATGGCGGTGGTTGATGTGATTGATGCGCTGGCTTCGCGGCGCTCATATAAAGAAGCCTGGCCTGACGAGGCCATTATCACTTTGCTCAAAGCCGAACGGGGACGCCATTTTGACCCTGATATCGTCGATTTGGCTCTGGCCACTTACGATGAATTCGTGGCAATTCGTCGGCAATTACCAGATCGCAACGAGCATGTTTGATTTTGAAGGCAAGGAATCGGCGGTTATCTTGATCATCGACGATAGTCGCATGAATCAAATGCTGCTCAGTGCCATGCTCAAAGAGATGGGCCAAATTCATTGTGCCAACCACGGCGAAGAGGGCGTAATGTTGGCGCAAACGTTACACCCAAATG includes:
- a CDS encoding HD domain-containing phosphohydrolase, which encodes MGMDFLLDDVPSINDEVLTPWKVAVIDDERDIFEVTRLSLSRVKVDGRPLELLYANSGQSGFDLINSHPDIAVAFIDVVMESPEAGLLLVDKIRSDLKNHALRIILRTGQPNQHPEELVIESYDINDYKAKTELTNIKLKTCIYAAIRSYRDIMTISNTQLGMEKVISSSQAVLRSRTLHQFGSAVLQQLLDLLNIQSSEVYLVSQSIDLYGDRVNHVLAATGDNVQLDDQLNGPLLPDHVRELVNFANAGGENKLPDFAFLARFQVGELASNVLYASLAHPLDPLQTKLLQMFASNVALVFEALYTKENIQETQKELLLVIGDAIEQRSKETGMHVRRVALMCELLARKLGQSPEYCETIRYASPLHDIGKIGIPETILHKHGKLDPDEWAVMQTHAELGYQLLKNTKRVIAKMGAIIARDHHEKWDGSGYPRGLKGQDIPLEARIMAVVDVIDALASRRSYKEAWPDEAIITLLKAERGRHFDPDIVDLALATYDEFVAIRRQLPDRNEHV
- a CDS encoding response regulator, which gives rise to MSFFTRLQWQLVLPMLLIWLLLGGLGLYGLISVIRAEFQQQVLERARAISQSAQFATESASNLAGVQRFVASLGADVQVERVLILSGAPAKIIAANELSLVGQRVDTLLDADLKRHLSNMFMHALPYNDFQHPHHANILEYAEPLLLNNLALGPEVVQSGVLVLFIRTESINQAIQTSLLILGAIFTLLMLVLGAVLIWLVQRRVLHPIENMLQTVDRRSAGETALVSALAPNELGQLGRALNQMLLMSDEQRAQLSAQELMLAEQLTQLQLAASALKMGAWTYHPQSHCLQWNQALFELYGVDMASFPEPADVRQLCMAAADVAQEDALLAALDHANPSYSVVYSIERNGQTVYLMSAGKLSGDYVIGLCLDVTELKQAQLRAEAANQAKSAFLANMSHEIRTPMNAVLGFAQLLGDCNLGETERDYVRHIWQAGDALLALINDILDFSKIESGNLELEHIAFDLYGVLRNSHDIVSVKLREKGLQFEMQLPDAPAARIYGDPSRLRQILLNLLNNAIKFTYDGYIKMSLDCNDVDEYTSDVIIKVCDTGIGMDEVGLARLFKPFSQADVSTTRRFGGTGLGLSISKKLLEAMGGTISVASQQGKGSCFTMQLRCQKAPAAPVLQFANLAGKKILVVHVGAEIDHLLLSQLKQLACHISTANLIEPIAVAQYDLWLFDLGPHIDEDQALVSLRQQLHAYPAPAVLISSAGSGSARQARLAGFNAYLGRPLIADQVAQCLAATLGAQASGAAQELLTVHQIREARQSAPQILLVDDNPLNLKVAQLMLQKLGCNVDTASDGQQAIDCVQRQSYALVLMDCQMPVMDGFAATRAIRQHYSAEQLPIIALTANAFQEDAQHCHDAGMNDFLSKPVAQNELQVMLSRWVA